In Vicia villosa cultivar HV-30 ecotype Madison, WI unplaced genomic scaffold, Vvil1.0 ctg.001104F_1_1, whole genome shotgun sequence, a single genomic region encodes these proteins:
- the LOC131633273 gene encoding protein ENHANCED PSEUDOMONAS SUSCEPTIBILITY 1-like produces the protein MPSSSPTLLSKCTIFPDQKSTIANLKLSVSDLPMLSCHYIQKGCLFTKPSIPFHNLIPLLKTALSQTLSIFPPLAGRFTTDSDGYVYLTCNDAGVDFIHATAIDLSISDLLSTTYVHHSFKEFFAFDRKVSFTGHFSPIMAVQVTELADGVFIGCSVNHAVTDGTSFWNFFNTFAQVCRGANKCIRNTPSFRRDSVLISDAVLRLSKEGPAVTFNADAPIRERIFSFNRDAIQKLKARANNKRWPETNNSVELMQKNINDHYNNNNNQKENGKVATLIENWFKTNVNSKQQTVTVTETETVTETVEISSFQSICALLWRAVTRARKFPASKTTTFRMAVNCRHRIEPKLEAFYFGNAIQSVPTYASAGDVMSKDLRWCAEQLNKNVKAHDNVMVRKYIEDWETNPRCFPLGNPDGSSITMGSSPRFPMYDNDFGWGKPLAVRSGKANKFDGKISAFPGRDGSGTVDLEVVLAPETMAGLEADAEFMAYATRQL, from the coding sequence ATGCCTTCTTCTTCCCCTACCTTGCTCTCAAAATGTACCATTTTCCCAGACCAAAAATCAACTATTGCCAACCTTAAACTCTCTGTTTCAGACCTACCTATGCTTTCTTGTCACTACATCCAAAAAGGTTGTCTCTTCACCAAACCTTCTATTCCCTTTCATAACTTAATCCCTCTCCTCAAAACCGCTCTCTCTCAAACTCTCTCTATCTTCCCCCCTCTCGCCGGTCGTTTCACCACCGACTCCGACGGTTATGTTTACTTAACCTGCAACGACGCCGGCGTCGATTTCATCCACGCCACTGCAATTGATCTCTCCATCAGTGATCTCCTCTCAACCACCTATGTCCATCACTCCTTCAAAGAGTTTTTCGCTTTCGATCGAAAAGTCAGTTTCACCGGTCATTTCTCTCCGATTATGGCCGTTCAGGTGACTGAACTCGCTGACGGTGTTTTTATCGGCTGCTCCGTTAATCACGCCGTCACTGATGGAACTTCCTTCTGGAATTTCTTCAACACTTTTGCTCAAGTCTGTAGAGGAGCAAACAAATGCATCAGAAACACTCCGAGCTTCCGCCGCGACTCTGTTTTAATCTCCGACGCCGTTCTCCGGTTATCCAAAGAAGGCCCGGCAGTGACATTCAATGCCGACGCGCCGATAAGAGAACGAATCTTTAGCTTCAACCGTGACGCAATTCAGAAACTGAAAGCCAGAGCTAATAACAAACGGTGGCCGGAAACTAACAATTCCGTTGAATTGATGCAGAAAAACATTAACGATCattataacaataacaacaaccagAAAGAAAACGGAAAAGTAGCCACGTTAATTGAAAACTGGTTCAAAACCAATGTTAACTCAAAACAGCAAACGGTTACCGTCACGGAAACAGAAACAGTAACAGAAACGGTTGAGATTTCGTCATTTCAATCCATATGCGCGTTACTATGGCGTGCAGTCACGCGCGCGAGGAAATTTCCAGCTTCAAAAACGACGACGTTTAGAATGGCGGTTAATTGTCGTCATAGAATAGAACCAAAGCTAGAAGCGTTTTATTTCGGAAACGCGATTCAGAGTGTTCCAACATACGCTTCAGCGGGTGATGTTATGAGTAAAGACTTACGGTGGTGTGCGGAGCAGCTGAATAAAAACGTGAAGGCGCATGATAATGTTATGGTGAGGAAGTACATAGAGGATTGGGAGACCAATCCTAGGTGTTTTCCTTTGGGGAACCCTGACGGTAGTTCGATAACCATGGGCAGTTCTCCGAGGTTTCCGATGTATGATAACGATTTTGGTTGGGGGAAGCCGTTGGCGGTTAGGAGTGGGAAGGCGAATAAATTCGACGGGAAGATTTCGGCGTTTCCGGGGAGAGATGGGAGTGGGACGGTGGATTTGGAGGTGGTTTTGGCGCCAGAAACTATGGCGGGGCTTGAGGCTGATGCGGAGTTTATGGCTTATGCGACGAGGCAGTTGTGA